In the Fibrobacter sp. genome, one interval contains:
- a CDS encoding sugar ABC transporter ATP-binding protein, whose protein sequence is MHVEMKGINKSFGTNQVLKDAAFNLKDGEIHALMGENGAGKSTLMKILTGVYTRDSGTVNVDGKEVIYHSPKEAEEAGIVFIYQELNVLFDLTVEENLFMGKEITNRFGVCDKKAMRAKAQEIMDRMGVHIPVDAVMSDLSVGQQQMVEICKALMVDAKVLIMDEPTAALTQSETEVLFEVINSLRKKGVSIVYVSHRMEEIFELCDRITILRDGTYIDTKFIKDITMDDVVKMMIGREIGERYPKRNNAIGGEVLRVEGLTHEKLFRDVSFNVRAGEVLGVSGLMGAGRTEIMHSIFGNLPLVKGKIFIEGKEVYIRNPRQAIEAGIGFITEDRKTEGLLLEKSIAENIELTNLGIVSKKGVLQAEKQASLVKRGIEEFRIRCFGPHHECGNLSGGNQQKVVLAKWIYTDPKILILDEPTRGVDIGAKKEIYNVINDMAAKGVAVIMVSSELPEVLGMSDRIMVVHEGHVTGIINGADADQEKIMTLATGGSL, encoded by the coding sequence ATGCATGTTGAAATGAAAGGCATTAACAAGTCCTTTGGAACGAACCAGGTGTTAAAAGACGCCGCGTTCAATCTGAAGGACGGTGAAATCCACGCCTTGATGGGTGAAAATGGCGCAGGCAAGTCTACGCTGATGAAGATCCTCACGGGCGTGTACACCCGCGATTCCGGAACCGTGAATGTGGATGGTAAGGAAGTTATTTACCATAGTCCCAAGGAAGCGGAAGAAGCCGGTATCGTTTTTATTTATCAGGAACTGAACGTTTTGTTCGACCTTACCGTAGAAGAAAACCTCTTTATGGGTAAGGAAATTACCAACCGCTTTGGCGTCTGTGACAAGAAGGCCATGCGCGCCAAGGCCCAGGAAATCATGGACCGCATGGGTGTTCATATTCCCGTAGACGCCGTCATGAGTGACCTGTCCGTGGGCCAGCAGCAGATGGTTGAAATCTGTAAGGCCCTGATGGTGGATGCCAAGGTCCTGATTATGGACGAACCTACGGCAGCCCTTACCCAGAGCGAAACCGAGGTTCTTTTCGAGGTGATCAATTCCCTGCGCAAGAAGGGCGTATCCATCGTTTACGTCTCCCACCGCATGGAAGAAATCTTTGAACTTTGCGACCGCATTACCATCCTTCGCGACGGTACCTACATCGATACCAAGTTCATCAAGGACATCACCATGGATGACGTGGTGAAGATGATGATCGGCCGTGAAATTGGTGAACGCTACCCCAAGCGCAATAACGCCATCGGCGGCGAGGTGCTTCGTGTAGAGGGCCTTACCCACGAAAAGCTTTTCCGCGATGTAAGCTTTAATGTTCGCGCCGGTGAAGTACTGGGCGTGTCTGGCCTTATGGGCGCCGGCCGTACCGAAATCATGCATTCCATCTTTGGAAATCTGCCTCTCGTAAAGGGCAAGATCTTCATCGAGGGCAAGGAAGTTTACATTCGCAATCCCCGTCAGGCCATCGAAGCTGGCATCGGTTTCATTACCGAAGACCGCAAGACCGAAGGCCTGCTGCTGGAAAAAAGCATTGCCGAAAACATTGAACTGACCAACTTGGGAATCGTCTCCAAGAAGGGCGTGCTCCAGGCAGAAAAGCAGGCAAGCCTTGTAAAGCGCGGTATCGAAGAGTTCCGTATCCGTTGCTTCGGCCCTCACCATGAATGCGGCAATCTTAGCGGTGGTAACCAGCAGAAGGTGGTTCTTGCCAAGTGGATCTATACCGATCCCAAGATTCTGATTCTGGATGAACCTACCCGCGGCGTGGATATTGGCGCTAAAAAGGAAATTTATAACGTGATCAATGATATGGCCGCCAAGGGTGTTGCCGTTATCATGGTGTCCTCTGAACTGCCCGAAGTGTTGGGCATGAGCGACCGTATTATGGTGGTCCACGAAGGACATGTTACGGGCATCATCAACGGTGCCGACGCTGATCAGGAAAAAATTATGACTCTTGCTACAGGAGGATCTCTCTAA
- a CDS encoding C25 family cysteine peptidase produces the protein MKQSFTTILLLFIFSQLCFAAGSEKRRVDIYVDEDLYKDAEVLDAIKNYAGIVETNHNVAIDIKSFPAALVLNNNLQFEQNSTAEELKGEIKKSWQKEDALPLAGAILIGNLPYAEMEYFVRESDGYPAQSLDESIMRYQVWTTDLFYMDLDGEWKDEITGVNCGHEQPCSRITAGSNGIYDRHYSKSGVLGTDDFEIWVTRVNPYGEARKQSNFGWQQQLQNYTTEYFPEVKAMTLRWLDKAYKQQTKTTPRSDKVLFSYSSHSTLRDSDFPVMNFIRDFSNLYNRTDIIAQSTKEPYLQSITEDYDWSLFMGHGAAKFINNGASITDFDEPLTVNARFFYFVACNTMRTVSEDGLSYDRAFGYDHIFRTLDGGVTAFGYTKNSGGYQDDESFYSHLSEDLVGDAFLKWVNHRTLVFDKSRYPQEVYDWFYAASLIGDPFIKIEAKHKDAKLDSVPQNVAIYATNDIHIGGTCYDLSQGPKGRCSIVNDNNDTESMFATHIWGDADVGSIYVREGFMLDDNAKVKNVSIYNTYREADLFVKDSAQYDVISFIAPQSWNPEINQEEPIKDFSVFNCFSETVDSVYTLTDGECIHDLVVNPKGKVIFPSGKFYVGTLNMKEDSGYKLENEDQPSILHVGRLIGWNGEYAGSDYENAASNFKLVLHNTTGTIHLENNFIGSIYAPQATLNFIQKTNNYGTYYARDISLHENAAIYFVPPSPALDSLNKEKNVITTINGSHALGDHKITAFNKNTISFIANKTGTYKVQVMSVDGSTVASLDVNAHIGINNVSWNIRNAAKGRYFVSVKQGDFSDSRIFTLK, from the coding sequence ATGAAACAGTCTTTTACCACAATTCTGTTACTTTTCATATTCAGCCAACTCTGTTTCGCAGCAGGTTCAGAAAAAAGGCGCGTGGACATCTACGTCGACGAAGACCTATACAAAGACGCTGAAGTCCTGGACGCCATAAAAAATTACGCAGGCATCGTCGAAACGAACCACAACGTCGCAATCGACATCAAGTCATTCCCCGCAGCCCTAGTCCTCAACAACAACCTCCAGTTTGAACAAAACAGCACCGCCGAAGAACTGAAGGGAGAAATCAAGAAATCCTGGCAGAAGGAAGACGCCCTCCCCCTAGCAGGAGCAATCCTTATCGGCAATCTCCCCTATGCTGAAATGGAATACTTCGTCCGAGAATCCGACGGCTATCCAGCACAATCCCTAGACGAATCCATCATGCGCTATCAGGTCTGGACAACAGATTTGTTTTACATGGATCTAGACGGCGAATGGAAAGATGAAATCACAGGCGTCAATTGCGGTCACGAGCAGCCTTGTTCCAGAATTACCGCCGGCAGCAACGGCATTTACGACAGGCATTATAGCAAGAGCGGCGTTCTTGGTACAGACGATTTCGAAATCTGGGTCACCCGAGTTAATCCCTACGGCGAAGCCCGAAAGCAATCCAACTTTGGATGGCAACAGCAACTCCAGAATTACACAACCGAGTATTTCCCTGAAGTAAAGGCCATGACCCTGCGCTGGCTTGACAAAGCTTACAAGCAACAGACAAAGACCACGCCCCGCTCCGACAAGGTGCTGTTTTCCTATTCTAGCCACAGCACCCTACGAGATAGCGACTTTCCCGTCATGAACTTCATTAGGGATTTTTCAAATCTTTACAACAGGACCGACATCATAGCCCAGTCCACCAAGGAACCTTACCTCCAGTCCATTACCGAAGATTATGACTGGTCCTTATTCATGGGACACGGCGCCGCAAAATTCATCAATAACGGAGCATCCATAACCGACTTTGACGAGCCACTCACAGTCAATGCACGATTCTTCTATTTCGTTGCATGCAACACCATGCGTACGGTTAGCGAAGACGGCCTTTCCTACGACAGAGCCTTTGGATATGACCATATCTTTAGGACGTTGGATGGAGGCGTCACTGCTTTTGGATACACAAAGAATTCCGGTGGATACCAGGATGACGAATCCTTCTACAGCCACTTAAGTGAGGACCTGGTCGGCGATGCCTTCCTCAAATGGGTAAACCATAGAACCCTGGTATTTGACAAATCTAGATATCCACAGGAAGTGTACGACTGGTTTTACGCAGCTTCCCTTATTGGCGACCCCTTTATCAAAATAGAGGCCAAGCACAAAGATGCGAAATTGGATTCCGTTCCGCAAAACGTCGCCATTTACGCGACCAACGATATACATATTGGAGGAACCTGTTACGATCTGTCTCAGGGACCCAAAGGTAGATGCAGTATCGTTAACGACAATAACGACACAGAATCAATGTTCGCCACCCACATCTGGGGAGACGCAGACGTGGGGTCAATCTATGTCCGCGAAGGATTCATGCTGGACGACAACGCGAAAGTCAAGAACGTTTCCATTTACAACACCTACCGAGAAGCAGACCTTTTCGTAAAAGACTCCGCCCAATACGACGTGATATCCTTTATTGCCCCCCAAAGTTGGAATCCCGAAATCAATCAAGAGGAACCGATAAAAGATTTCTCCGTATTCAATTGCTTTAGTGAAACTGTGGATAGCGTATACACACTCACCGATGGGGAATGCATCCACGACCTTGTAGTCAATCCCAAAGGAAAGGTTATTTTCCCCTCTGGAAAATTCTATGTAGGAACACTAAACATGAAGGAAGATTCCGGTTATAAACTTGAAAACGAAGACCAGCCCTCCATACTCCATGTAGGACGTCTCATTGGTTGGAACGGAGAGTACGCCGGATCCGATTACGAAAATGCGGCAAGCAACTTCAAGCTCGTTCTTCACAACACCACAGGAACCATCCACCTTGAAAATAATTTCATCGGTTCCATATATGCGCCCCAGGCCACCCTTAACTTTATCCAGAAAACGAACAACTACGGAACATACTACGCAAGAGATATTTCTCTCCACGAAAACGCAGCCATCTACTTTGTGCCACCTAGTCCGGCCTTAGATTCTCTCAACAAGGAAAAGAACGTGATTACCACAATCAACGGAAGTCACGCGCTCGGCGATCACAAGATTACCGCATTCAACAAGAATACTATCAGCTTCATCGCCAATAAAACGGGAACGTACAAGGTCCAGGTCATGAGCGTTGACGGAAGCACAGTGGCTTCACTTGACGTAAACGCCCATATAGGAATCAACAACGTCAGCTGGAATATAAGAAATGCGGCCAAGGGACGCTACTTCGTAAGCGTCAAGCAGGGAGACTTTTCCGACAGCCGGATATTTACCTTGAAGTAA
- a CDS encoding substrate-binding domain-containing protein has product MKRMIALLFASLMALVFSACAIVIDGEEKTASKKAESTGSIGLSISTLNNPFFVTLVEGAKKAAGDLNAKLTVVDAGDNVSKQVSDIEDLVSKNVSVLIVNAVDSDALTGAVKAAMAKGVKVISVDRAINGVEVDCQIASDNVAGAELATQYIVDKLGEGVITAELQGTMGSSAAIDRGKGFHNIADKKLKVVASQTANFNRTEGMSVMENMLQARGNIAAVFAANDEMALGAVEASSGAGKKVMVVGFDATDDAVEAIKAGRMAATIAQQPGLIGETAVKTAAELGNGKTVAKNIPVKVTLVTAENAGK; this is encoded by the coding sequence ATGAAAAGAATGATTGCTTTACTTTTCGCTTCCTTGATGGCTTTGGTTTTTTCTGCCTGCGCCATTGTCATTGACGGTGAAGAAAAAACAGCTTCCAAGAAGGCTGAATCTACAGGTTCCATTGGCTTGTCCATTTCCACTCTGAACAATCCCTTCTTTGTTACTCTTGTTGAAGGAGCCAAGAAGGCTGCCGGTGATTTGAATGCAAAGCTCACCGTGGTTGACGCTGGCGACAACGTTTCCAAGCAGGTTAGTGACATCGAAGACTTGGTCAGCAAGAATGTAAGCGTGTTGATTGTGAACGCCGTAGATTCCGATGCCTTGACCGGTGCCGTAAAGGCTGCCATGGCCAAGGGCGTGAAGGTCATCAGCGTGGACCGTGCCATCAACGGCGTGGAAGTGGATTGCCAGATTGCTTCCGATAATGTTGCCGGTGCAGAACTTGCAACCCAGTACATTGTAGATAAGCTGGGCGAAGGCGTTATCACCGCCGAACTTCAGGGCACTATGGGTTCTTCTGCTGCCATTGACCGCGGTAAGGGATTCCACAACATTGCCGACAAGAAGCTTAAAGTTGTTGCTTCCCAGACTGCAAACTTCAACCGTACCGAAGGCATGAGCGTTATGGAAAATATGCTCCAGGCCAGAGGCAACATCGCAGCCGTCTTTGCTGCCAACGACGAAATGGCTCTTGGCGCAGTAGAAGCCAGCAGCGGTGCCGGCAAGAAGGTCATGGTGGTTGGTTTTGACGCCACCGACGACGCTGTGGAAGCAATCAAGGCTGGCCGCATGGCTGCAACTATCGCTCAGCAGCCCGGCTTGATTGGTGAAACTGCTGTTAAGACTGCAGCCGAATTGGGTAACGGCAAGACCGTTGCAAAGAACATTCCGGTAAAGGTTACCTTGGTCACTGCAGAAAATGCAGGCAAGTAA
- a CDS encoding ribokinase: protein MKVLNIGSMNLDHVYSVDHIILPGETEATGAVKHYLGGKGMNQSVALAKAGVEVYQGGMIGEDGQPFLDACKEYGVHGEYIAKVDDQTGHTIIQIDKNAQNSILLYGGANQRLTQEYVDDVLSHFDAGDILLLQNEVNMLPYIVDKAFEKGMQIALNPSPFNEKLDAVDMTKISIFLLNEVEGNQVTGKTDPDEILAEMRKRFPKARIVLTLGKDGAVYSDGDEKVFQPIFPVKAVDTTAAGDTFTGYFLAGLAEGMPVAQALRMSARASAIAVSRPGAVPSIPLRKEVEEALANS from the coding sequence ATGAAAGTTCTAAACATTGGTTCCATGAATCTTGACCACGTCTATAGCGTGGACCACATTATCCTTCCTGGCGAAACGGAAGCTACCGGCGCTGTCAAGCATTATCTTGGCGGCAAGGGCATGAACCAGTCTGTGGCTTTGGCCAAGGCTGGTGTGGAAGTTTATCAGGGCGGTATGATTGGGGAAGATGGCCAGCCTTTCCTGGATGCCTGTAAGGAATACGGCGTTCACGGCGAATACATTGCCAAGGTGGATGACCAGACCGGTCACACCATCATTCAGATTGACAAGAACGCCCAGAATAGCATTCTGCTGTACGGTGGTGCAAACCAGCGCCTAACTCAGGAATATGTGGACGACGTGCTTAGCCACTTTGACGCAGGCGACATTCTGTTGCTGCAGAACGAAGTGAATATGCTGCCCTACATTGTGGACAAGGCTTTTGAAAAGGGAATGCAGATTGCCTTGAATCCGTCTCCCTTCAACGAAAAGTTGGATGCGGTGGACATGACCAAGATCAGCATCTTCCTGCTGAACGAGGTAGAAGGCAATCAGGTTACCGGCAAGACGGATCCCGACGAAATCCTGGCTGAAATGCGCAAGCGTTTCCCCAAGGCTCGCATTGTGCTTACCCTGGGTAAGGACGGTGCAGTGTATAGCGATGGCGACGAAAAGGTGTTCCAGCCCATCTTCCCCGTGAAGGCTGTGGATACCACTGCCGCCGGCGATACCTTCACCGGGTACTTCTTGGCAGGTCTCGCAGAAGGCATGCCCGTTGCTCAGGCTCTTCGCATGAGTGCCCGCGCTTCAGCCATTGCAGTAAGCCGCCCCGGCGCCGTGCCTTCCATTCCCCTCCGCAAGGAAGTGGAAGAAGCTCTGGCCAATAGCTAA
- the rbsC gene encoding ribose ABC transporter permease (functions to transport ribose at high affinity; forms a complex with RbsA2C2B), producing MKKENKSIGAFLSEYGVFIALLILVVIISSISPEFRQPGNFLNLLRQASFNGLIAFGMTCVILSGGIDLSVGSTFALSAIVCAEMIGHGVPVIVAVPVALLVGVALGLISGLLVTKGRLQPFIATLITMTAYRGLAMIITDGKPISRLAESSGDSVLFKAMGKGNFIFTFAPDFKIPIPIVILVVVFGIMYFMLKHTTFGRRLYATGSNAKCAALSGVNIDRVKMSVYAISGFLSAMAGLIMISRVDSAQPIMGSGYELDAIAAVALGGTSMNGGRGRIAGTIAGVLIIAVLNNGLNILGVTSYYQSVVKAVVILVAVLADRKR from the coding sequence ATGAAAAAGGAAAACAAAAGTATTGGTGCATTTTTATCGGAATACGGCGTGTTCATTGCACTCCTTATTCTGGTTGTCATTATCAGCTCCATCAGCCCTGAATTCCGCCAGCCGGGCAACTTCTTGAACTTGCTGCGTCAGGCATCCTTTAACGGTTTGATTGCCTTCGGTATGACCTGCGTGATTCTTAGCGGCGGCATTGACCTTTCTGTGGGCTCCACTTTTGCCTTGAGCGCCATTGTCTGCGCCGAGATGATTGGCCATGGTGTTCCGGTAATTGTTGCCGTTCCTGTGGCATTGCTGGTGGGCGTTGCCCTTGGCTTGATCAGTGGCCTCTTGGTGACCAAGGGCCGTTTGCAGCCCTTCATTGCCACCTTGATTACCATGACAGCATATCGCGGCCTTGCCATGATTATTACTGATGGTAAGCCAATTTCTCGTTTGGCAGAAAGTTCTGGCGATAGCGTCTTGTTCAAGGCCATGGGTAAGGGTAATTTCATCTTCACCTTTGCGCCGGATTTCAAGATTCCTATTCCTATTGTAATCCTGGTGGTTGTTTTTGGCATCATGTACTTTATGCTGAAGCATACTACTTTCGGTCGCCGTCTTTACGCCACCGGTTCTAACGCCAAGTGCGCCGCATTGTCTGGCGTGAACATTGACCGCGTCAAGATGAGCGTCTATGCGATTTCTGGTTTCCTCAGCGCCATGGCTGGCCTTATCATGATTAGCCGTGTGGACTCTGCCCAGCCCATTATGGGTAGCGGTTACGAACTGGATGCCATTGCTGCTGTAGCCCTTGGCGGTACCAGTATGAACGGTGGCCGCGGACGTATCGCAGGCACCATTGCAGGCGTCTTGATTATCGCCGTGCTGAACAATGGCTTGAATATTTTGGGTGTCACGTCTTACTACCAGAGCGTGGTCAAGGCCGTGGTGATCTTGGTTGCAGTGCTTGCTGACCGTAAGAGATAA
- the rbsD gene encoding D-ribose pyranase encodes MKRNGILNSEISRVLGYLGHMDCICIGDCGLPIPDETERIDLALAFGVPTFMQTLTEVVKDMKVEKIVLAEEIKTKNPQVESQVLQLLPGVEVEYVPHAELKARTETCKAVIRTGETTPYANVILQAGCIFA; translated from the coding sequence ATGAAACGAAATGGTATTCTAAATAGTGAAATTTCCAGAGTTCTAGGTTATTTGGGCCATATGGACTGCATTTGCATTGGCGACTGTGGCCTGCCCATTCCCGACGAAACTGAACGTATTGACCTGGCCCTGGCATTTGGCGTACCCACCTTTATGCAGACCTTGACCGAAGTGGTGAAGGATATGAAGGTGGAAAAAATCGTCTTGGCCGAAGAAATCAAGACCAAGAATCCCCAGGTGGAAAGCCAGGTTTTGCAGCTGCTACCGGGCGTGGAAGTGGAATATGTTCCCCACGCAGAATTGAAGGCCCGCACAGAGACCTGCAAGGCTGTAATTCGCACCGGCGAAACTACCCCCTATGCCAATGTTATTTTGCAGGCCGGCTGCATTTTTGCCTGA
- a CDS encoding ATP-binding cassette domain-containing protein: protein MRFLPLALLASGADAAVLWGIRQFMGILSGQENFPLWTWVVLMLALTALRLCFLSAKIRVSEGWVFTAGSRVMAWFLHRLRLLHPRNFHTRSGERQVESAYESVLVLQNNGSVLFQAVQAVLQLAVFLPVLLYISWQLTVFLFVIVVPVVAVLQRKLHKLGPVEESLLRDRSEFRGDLLLARRLFRQWSSKDERSQMSQELLTQVRHLRDHGASNSVKKNSLSLVTESVSVVAMVLVLAFCSILISKGWMDGSGLVLFCSAVLLSYKPVKECARVMPQFRSAVSAIHVLEDFEKLETRVSGESSASKSDPATNPCFELVSKGSFRYDGSDHPVFENLNIAWNREKPVLVRGRNGVGKSTLLRLLAGLELWDGSEGAVFRDVFFVAQDLELPPRRMLKKFLATAAGSAENKPVQSFAQFANVLPLLDKSGLSGGERSRVALLWSLASSSKIILLDEPFASIALADREPLLAAFLDGAEQLGKWVVVVSHDVLSPGLTARFNEVHFE, encoded by the coding sequence TTGCGTTTTTTGCCCCTAGCTTTGTTGGCTAGCGGGGCAGACGCTGCCGTACTTTGGGGAATTCGTCAGTTCATGGGAATTCTGTCCGGCCAGGAAAATTTCCCCTTGTGGACCTGGGTTGTTCTTATGCTTGCGCTTACCGCCCTGCGTCTTTGTTTTCTTTCTGCAAAGATTCGCGTGTCTGAAGGTTGGGTCTTTACGGCAGGATCTCGAGTCATGGCTTGGTTTCTGCATCGCCTTCGGCTGCTACATCCCAGGAACTTTCATACAAGGTCGGGGGAGCGTCAGGTAGAGTCTGCCTACGAATCCGTCCTGGTTTTGCAAAATAACGGTTCGGTCCTATTTCAGGCTGTCCAGGCAGTGTTGCAACTGGCTGTGTTTTTGCCGGTCCTTCTGTACATATCGTGGCAGTTGACGGTTTTTCTTTTCGTTATTGTTGTTCCTGTGGTTGCCGTGCTGCAACGAAAGTTGCACAAGCTGGGCCCTGTAGAAGAATCCCTGCTGCGTGACCGCTCTGAATTCCGAGGAGATTTGCTTCTTGCCCGTCGTTTGTTCCGCCAGTGGAGCTCTAAGGATGAACGTTCCCAGATGTCCCAGGAATTGCTGACGCAGGTACGGCACCTTCGTGATCATGGGGCGAGCAACTCCGTTAAGAAAAACAGTCTTTCCCTTGTGACAGAATCCGTATCCGTGGTGGCCATGGTTTTGGTTCTTGCCTTCTGCTCCATTCTGATTTCGAAGGGATGGATGGACGGCTCGGGGCTTGTCCTGTTTTGTTCTGCAGTTCTACTTAGTTATAAGCCTGTGAAGGAATGCGCCCGTGTTATGCCTCAGTTTAGGTCTGCGGTCAGCGCTATTCATGTTCTTGAGGATTTTGAAAAACTTGAAACCCGTGTTTCGGGGGAAAGTTCGGCAAGCAAATCGGATCCTGCGACGAATCCTTGTTTTGAACTGGTGTCAAAAGGTTCGTTCCGATATGACGGTTCCGACCATCCTGTTTTTGAAAATTTGAACATAGCCTGGAACCGTGAAAAACCGGTGCTTGTTCGCGGCCGGAATGGGGTAGGCAAGTCAACGCTTCTTCGGTTGCTTGCTGGCCTGGAACTTTGGGATGGATCCGAGGGCGCTGTGTTCCGTGATGTTTTCTTTGTGGCGCAGGATTTGGAACTTCCTCCCAGGCGGATGTTGAAAAAATTTTTGGCGACAGCCGCCGGTTCCGCAGAAAATAAGCCGGTGCAATCCTTCGCCCAGTTTGCCAATGTCCTTCCGCTCTTGGACAAGTCGGGGCTTTCTGGCGGTGAACGCTCCCGTGTGGCGTTGCTCTGGTCCTTAGCCTCATCGTCCAAAATAATTCTTCTGGATGAGCCTTTCGCGTCCATTGCTCTTGCTGACCGTGAACCGCTTCTTGCTGCGTTCCTTGATGGAGCCGAACAGCTGGGCAAGTGGGTTGTTGTCGTTAGTCACGACGTCCTTTCGCCAGGCCTGACAGCCCGATTCAATGAGGTTCATTTTGAGTAA